One Microcebus murinus isolate Inina chromosome 10, M.murinus_Inina_mat1.0, whole genome shotgun sequence DNA segment encodes these proteins:
- the TAS2R42 gene encoding LOW QUALITY PROTEIN: taste receptor type 2 member 42 (The sequence of the model RefSeq protein was modified relative to this genomic sequence to represent the inferred CDS: inserted 7 bases in 5 codons; substituted 6 bases at 6 genomic stop codons) — MFTRLDKIFMILAIADFLIXMLGHMSIAVVNCSEWVKNXNVSSVDFILTCLAIFXLSHLLVPLFETVXLDSHLHTTXTLAKPTSVLWRIINHLTTWLATWFSXFYFFKRTHFSHTLFLWLRRGMKRVLVVLLIFSLFQMIFSFLLLEMFADSWLNTPXXIKVILTLYLDENQTVYVNTLALLTLTHFMSLVLSLTSLVFXFLSLVRHIRNXELSSLDSGDSNTEAHKRPMTMVMSLFFLFIVYFFPTQVVSWIFSMFWNNKYVKFIMLALNVFSSSPSFILILGSSXLGLTALRELWHLKSHLKRSNLLAF, encoded by the exons ATGTTCACCAGattggataaaatatttatgatccTGGCAATAGCAGATTTCTTAATCTGAATGCTGGGGCATATGTCCATTGCAGTGGTCAACTGCTCGGAGTGGGTCAAGA CCAATGTGTCCTCAGTTGACTTCATCCTCACCTGCTTGGCCATCTTCTGACTCAGTCATCTGTTGGTGCCACTGTTTGAGACAGT ACTAGATTCACATTTACATACCACTTAAACACTAGCAAAACCTACTAGTGTGCTTTGGAGAATAATTAATCACTTGACTACTTGGCTTGCCACTTGGTTTAG TTTCTACTTCTTTAAGAGAACCCACTTCTCCCATACCCTTTTCCTCTGGCTGAGGCGGGGAATGAAGAGAGTGCTTGTTGTGctgcttatattttctttgtttcaaatgATTTTCAGTTTCCTATTGCTAGAAATGTTTGCTGATTCTTGGTTGAATACTCCGTGATAGATAAAAGTAATTCTGACTTTATATTTAGATGAAAATCAAACTGTCTATGTTAACACTCTGGCTCTTCTTACGTTGACCCACTTTATGTCCCTGGTTCTGTCCCTGACCTcacttgtct tatttctgtcctTGGTGAGACACATTAGAAATTAGGAGCTCAGCTCCCTGGACTCTGGAGACTCCAACACAGAGGCCCACAAGAGGCCCATGACAATGGTGATGTCTTTGTTCTTCCtcttcatagtttattttttccccacacaAGTGGTAAGTTggatattttctatgttttggaACAATAAGTATGTAAAGTTCATCATGTTAGCATTGAATGTCTTTTCCTCAAGCCCTTCATTTATTCTGATTCTGGGAAGTA AGCTGGGACTGACAGCCCTCAGGGAACTGTGGCATCTTAAGAGCCACCTGAAAAGATCCAATCTTTTAGCTTTCTAG